From the genome of Acipenser ruthenus chromosome 14, fAciRut3.2 maternal haplotype, whole genome shotgun sequence, one region includes:
- the LOC117419521 gene encoding integrator complex subunit 13-like, producing the protein MKTFSASHKTVFVVDHCPYMAESCRQQVEYDMLTKTRAQGIIPLAPVSKSLWTCAVECSMEYCRILFDIYPFKKLVNYIVSDSEFHFLNTWSQEDQNVQELMSALAAVGPPNPREDPECCSILHGLVAAVESLCKITEYQHEARTTLMDNAEHVTNKGRIICITNAKSDTHVRMLEDCVQETIQEHNKLAAGSDRLMQIQQCELVLIHTYPLGDDTLVSDRPRKEISPVLTSEVHSVRAGRHLAGKLNILVQQHFDLASTTITNIPMKEEQHANTSANYDVELLHHKDAHLEFIRSGELHPPGSASRDSSLKETVTLKWCTPRTNSVELHFCTGAFRISPVDVNSRPSSCLTNFLLNGRSVLLEQPRKSGSKVISHMLSSHGGEIFLHVLSSTRSTLEDPPSISEGCGGRVTDYRITDFGEFMRENRLTPFPGPKQIEAAARAPLERAKDQLERHTRYWPMIISQTTIFNMQAVVPLASLIVKESLTEEDVLTCQKTIYNLVDMERKNDPLPISTVGTRGKGPKRDEQYRIMWNELETLVRAHINSTERHQRVLDCIVACRSKPPEEEERKKRGRKREEKEDKSEKNGKDVEPDKTWQESERLKGVLECEKEELAEAEIIKDSPDSPEPLNKKPRLAIEETPPVEKAKGPVSLLAMWTSRINTANSRKHQEFVGRLNSVNNKAELYQHLKEENGKDTHENGKASR; encoded by the exons ATGAAGACTTTTTCAGCTTCCCACAAAACTGTTTTTGTTGTGGACCACTGCCCATATATGGCAGAGTCATGCAGACAGCAAGTGGAATACGATATGTTGACTAAAACCCGGGCTCAAGGCATTATACCACTGGCTCCTGTCTCAAAATCCCTGTGGACCTGTGCAGTGGAATGTTCCATGGAATACTGCAGAATACTTTTTGACATCTACCCCTTTAAGAAACTG GTTAATtatattgtaagtgattctgaaTTTCACTTTCTGAATACTTGGAGCCAGGAAGATCAAAATGTACAAGAg CTGATGTCGGCTCTAGCAGCTGTAGGACCCCCCAATCCTCGTGAAGATCCAGAGTGCTGCAGCATCCTACATGGATTAGTGGCAGCAGTGGAATCACTCTGCAAAATCACAGAGTACCAGCACGAAGCCCGCACCACACTTATGGACAATGCAGAGCATGTCACCAACAAAGGCCGAATTATCTGCATCACCAATGCAAAGAG TGACACACATGTGCGAATGCTGGAGGACTGTGTCCAGGAGACGATACAAGAACACAACAAATTAGCAGCTGGCTCAGATCG GTTAATGCAGATTCAGCAGTGTGAGCTCGTTCTTATTCACACATACCCACTTGGAGATGACACGCTGGTCTCGGATCGTCCAAGAAAAGAG ATCTCCCCAGTCTTAACCAGCGAAGTACATAGCGTGCGAGCAGGAAGGCATCTCGCTGGAAAGCTTAACATTCTAGTCCAGCAGCACTTCGACCTGGCCTCCACCACCATCACCAATATCCCCATGAAG GAAGAACAACACGCAAACACATCCGCTAATTATGATGTGGAGTTACTTCACCACAAAGATGCACATTTAGAATTCATTAGGAGTG GTGAGCTGCATCCTCCAGGCAGTGCCAGCAGAGACAGCAGTCTAAAAGAGACTGTGACGTTAAAGTGGTGTACGCCAAGGACCAATAGTGTTG AGCTCCATTTCTGCACAGGAGCCTTCCGGATTTCACCTGTGGATGTGAACAGCCGACCGTCTTCCTGCCTAACAAACTTTCTTTTAAATG GTCGCTCAGTGTTGTTGGAGCAGCCACGCAAGTCAGGCTCCAAAGTGATCAGCCACATGCTGAGCAGCCACGGTGGGGAGATCTTCCTTCACGTATTAAGCAGCACCCGCTCAACCCTGGAGGATCCCCCGTCCATCAGTGAGGGGTGTGGAGGGAGAGTCACAGACTACAGGATTACA GACTTTGGAGAGTTTATGAGGGAAAATCGATTGACTCCTTTCCCAGGGCCCAAGCAGATCGAAGCAGCTGCAAGAGCCCCCTTGGAGAGAGCTAAAGATCAATTGGAACGGCACACTCGCTACTGGCCAATGATCATCTCCCAGACCACAATCTTTAACATGCAAGCT GTGGTGCCTTTGGCCAGTTTAATTGTGAAGGAAAGTTTGACTGAGGAGGATGTGCTGACTTGTCAAAAGACTATTTATAATTTAGTTGATATGGAGAGGAAGAATGACCCCCTTCCTATCTCTACAGTGGGTACAAGAGGAAAAGGACCTAAAAG AGATGAACAGTACAGGATCATGTGGAACGAACTGGAGACCCTCGTCAGGGCTCATATTAACAGCACAGAGAGGCACCAGAGAGTCCTGGACTGCATCGTGGCCTGTCGGAGCAAACCTCCCGAGGAAGAGGAGCGCAagaagagagggaggaagagggaggaGAAAGAGGACAAGTCTGAGAAGAATGGAAAGGACGTGGAACCAGATAAGACGTGGCAGGAGTCTGAGAG GTTAAAAGGCGTGCTGGAGTGTGAGAAAGAGGAGCTGGCTGAGGCTGAAATCATTAAAGATTCTCCTGACTCCCCTGAACCACTAAACAAAAAACCCCGTCTGGCAATAGAGGAAACACCACCAGTGGAAAAAGCAAAAG GTCCTGTGTCATTACTTGCTATGTGGACCAGCAGGATAAATACAGCCAATTCCAGAAAACATCAAGAGTTTGTCGGACGTTTAAACTCTGTAAACAACAAAGCTGAATTATACCAACACCTCAAAGAAGAAAATGG GAAGGACACTCATGAAAATGGAAAGGCTAGCAGATAA